The following proteins are encoded in a genomic region of Notolabrus celidotus isolate fNotCel1 chromosome 19, fNotCel1.pri, whole genome shotgun sequence:
- the nfil3 gene encoding nuclear factor interleukin-3-regulated protein — protein MQSIKQEVDSSGSYSGEDALVLAVALQDANRDLMGHKISGMPFKTKTSCRRKREFIPEEKKDNVYWERRRKNNEAAKRSREKRRINDIVLENKLMELGEENTSLKAELLSLKLKFGLMSSAAYAQEVQKLSTSVSLYQDFGPPSPAEGPSRESETVHVRSSCISVIKHSPHTPETQGSFRTAQVKQEPAETSSYVQERSSPYELYKKFISSPLSGVFSQPASFLQITRSSSNSPRSSEDGAVSKSSDGEDEQQVPKGLTPSVADPRSVIVSTHRVPETGSSALPHKLRIKARTVQIKVEAVDPEYESPGKPSTPHRVSVGGSFPTPQDSSGFPQSSSCPLSLQVSDMQDWTQRTEQWHKPSTETLQKGSRPTSSLNKPATDPSCALTEDWYLKQGLPDLSAQVGTLKRLITAQPGSVIESTKHSALHHESASEESFSE, from the coding sequence ATGCAATCAATCAAGCAGGAGGTGGACTCCAGCGGGTCCTACAGCGGGGAGGACGCCTTAGTCCTGGCTGTGGCCTTGCAAGATGCCAACAGAGATCTGATGGGCCACAAGATCTCAGGGATGCCCTTCAAGACTAAGACGAGCTGTCGGAGGAAGAGGGAGTTCATCccggaggagaagaaggacaaCGTGTACTGGGAGAGACGGAGGAAGAACAACGAGGCGGCCAAACGCTCCCGAGAGAAGAGACGTATAAACGACATAGTGCTGGAGAACAAGCTCATGGAGCTCGGAGAGGAGAACACGTCCCTGAAGGCCGAGTTGCTGTCGCTGAAGCTGAAGTTCGGCCTCATGAGCTCGGCAGCGTACGCACAAGAAGTCCAGAAGCTGTCCACTTCTGTCAGCCTCTACCAGGATTTCGGTCCTCCGAGCCCCGCAGAAGGTCCCAGCAGGGAGTCCGAGACAGTTCACGTCCGCAGCAGCTGCATATCTGTCATCAAGCACTCACCTCACACCCCTGAGACTCAGGGCAGCTTCAGGACCGCACAGGTGAAGCAGGAACCAGCAGAGACCAGCAGCTACGTGCAGGAGAGGAGCAGTCCGTATGAGCTCTACAAGAAGTTCATCTCCAGCCCTCTCTCCGGGGTCTTCTCACAGCCAGCCTCCTTCCTGCAGATCACCAGATCGTCCAGCAACTCCCCTCGGAGCTCAGAGGACGGCGCCGTGAGTAAGTCCTCAGACGGCGAAGATGAGCAGCAGGTTCCCAAAGGTTTGACGCCGTCTGTAGCCGACCCCAGAAGCGTCATCGTCTCCACCCACAGAGTACCAGAAACCGGTTCTTCAGCTTTGCCCCACAAACTCCGAATCAAGGCCAGAACCGTCCAAATCAAAGTGGAGGCCGTCGACCCCGAGTACGAGTCTCCAGGAAAACCCTCGACTCCTCACAGGGTCTCAGTGGGAGGGAGCTTCCCGACCCCTCAGGACTCCTCAGGGTTCCCCCAGTCCTCCTCGTGTCCTCTATCCTTACAGGTCTCCGATATGCAGGACTGGACCCAGAGGACCGAGCAGTGGCACAAACCCagcacagagactctgcagaaaGGTAGCAGGCCGACCTCCAGTCTAAACAAACCCGCCACAGACCCATCCTGTGCTCTCACGGAGGACTGGTACCTGAAACAGGGACTACCGGACCTGTCTGCACAGGTGGGCACTCTGAAAAGACTGATCACAGCACAGCCGGGCTCCGTGATAGAGTCCACTAAACACAGCGCCCTGCACCACGAGTCAGCGTCTGAAGAAAGCTTCTCTGAATGA